One Abyssisolibacter fermentans genomic window, GAAACCTAGATATTTAGCTTTAGAAAGACAAATTTTATAGTATTAAAATGAATCAAAAGACTAAAAAATCATGTCGAAAAATAAGAAATCACAAAGAATTTTTAAATTATTAATGGAATTGGCATTCGATTTGCAATAATATAAAGCGTTAAATTGATACAGAAATACAAATTCTAAAATACTATTTTAGAAAAAGGTACACAAGGAAATTATTAATACTATTATAAAACTAGGAGGTTACTTATGACACAAAAAATTAGTAAGAAGACAGTTTTTCAGTCGTACAAATCATTAATATTATTACTTATGGGTATTATTGCAGGCTGTATTGTTGGTTTGATTTACGGAGAGAAGGCAACTGTATTAAAGCCATTTGGACAAATCTTTCTTAATTTAATGTTCACTGCAGTTGTACCATTAGTATTTTTTAGTTTATCAAGCTCTATAGCTAAGATGTCAAATATGAAGAGACTTGGCAAAATATTAAGAAATACACTTTTAATATTTATTGTCACAGGTCTTATAGCATCTGCATTTATTATTGCTGTGGTAACAATAGTTCCACCAGCTGATGGAGTAAATATAGAAATGGGTTCTTATGAGCAACCTGAACAAATGAATCTATTAGATCAAGTTGTTAAGGCAATTACAGTAAGTGATTTCAATTTAATTTTATCAAAAGGTGCAATGCTTCCACTTATCATATTTGCCATTGCGTTTGGATACTGTGTAAGTCTTGTAACAAAGGATAGAAAACTTACTAAAAATCCATTAGTTGATGTTCTAGACATCAGTGCTGAAGCATTCATGAAAATGATAAATATAATTATGCTTTATGCTCCAATTGGATTAGGTGCTTATTTTGCATCACTTATAGGAGCGTATGGTTCTGAGTTATTAGGTGCATATACGAAAGCAGTAGTAATGTTCTTCCCAATTTGTATAGCATATTTCTTAACAGGTTTTACACTATACGCATATTACGCTGGTGGAGTAAAGGGTATCAGAGTATTTTACAAGAATATATTCCCAGCAGTTATAACATCATTAGCAACACAGAGTTCAGTCGCAACACTTCCTACAAACTTAGCAGGAACTAAAAAAATGGGAGTACCAGAGGATATCAGTAATATAGTATTACCTTTAGGTGCAACAATGCATATGGATGGAACTGCACTTACTACTCTTAT contains:
- a CDS encoding dicarboxylate/amino acid:cation symporter, with protein sequence MTQKISKKTVFQSYKSLILLLMGIIAGCIVGLIYGEKATVLKPFGQIFLNLMFTAVVPLVFFSLSSSIAKMSNMKRLGKILRNTLLIFIVTGLIASAFIIAVVTIVPPADGVNIEMGSYEQPEQMNLLDQVVKAITVSDFNLILSKGAMLPLIIFAIAFGYCVSLVTKDRKLTKNPLVDVLDISAEAFMKMINIIMLYAPIGLGAYFASLIGAYGSELLGAYTKAVVMFFPICIAYFLTGFTLYAYYAGGVKGIRVFYKNIFPAVITSLATQSSVATLPTNLAGTKKMGVPEDISNIVLPLGATMHMDGTALTTLMKIAFLFGIFDMSFTGLGVWGTAIAISVMSGVVMSGIPGGGMMGSLIIVGFYGFNPEVIPIIVTIGLLTDAIATMINATGDAVVTMMVARRVEGKNWMEKSYDNE